A stretch of DNA from Hemitrygon akajei chromosome 4, sHemAka1.3, whole genome shotgun sequence:
GTTTGTAGTAGCATTGGCAGTGtactaatttgttctgtacttcatttaaatatataatttgttacttagttaaatagtagtttgtcttttaTATGCCTTTTAAAATatatccatgaaactttggctgatTGAGGGAATGTaatggtcctgatgtgtcccaattaattaGTTTCCATATCTTGTATTAGTTTAGCTTCTGTTAGTTTCTAAAGTTTAAAGCCTTGCCATCAAAATAATCAGATAATGATTCTCAGGAAATAAAAGCTAACATCTCTTAAGCTTTGCTTTAAGATGACTTCTGCAAATGTTTACACAACCACCAATAAAATTACAATAATTTCACATTCCTTTCAAATCCAGTTCTCTCAATTCTGCTTTAACTGAAAGCCACTGTTAGATTACGATTCTCTAGGAGATCGACTGCTTCAGTACTTCTGGCTGTGGTGGccgtgctatcatgtttgctgttgtgtgctggggcagcaggcggagggtagcagacaccaacagaatcaacaaactcatttgtaaggccagtgatgtggaactggactctctgatggtggtgtctgaaaagaggatgctgtccaagttgcatgccatcttggacaatgactcccatccactccataatgtactggttaggcacaggagtacattcagccagagactcattccaccgagatgtaacactgagcatcataggaagtcattcctacctgtggccatcaaactttccaactcctccctcggaatgtcagacaccctgagccaataagctggtcctggacttatttccacttggcatgattaacttatttttatttaattatttatggttttatattgctgtatttcttcactattcttggttggtgcggctgtaacgaaacccaatttccctcgggatcaataaagtatgtctgtctgtcttatggCTTGCTTCTGATAAATCCAGATTAATTTTGCACTAAAAAGAAAGAATCCTCTACTACTATAAAAGCAACTCTATGAAAAAGCCCAACTAAAACAACCCCTTTTTCCAAACAACAGATACTTCCAAATAGAAATTAAACAGGGTATAAGATTTTAGTTTAGAGACTGTTACTGTACCTTTACTTCAGCTCTTTTGAAAGCCTGAAATGTGGTCATTTCTTGTTTCTGCTTCAAGTCAGGCTTTTTCACCGATGGATCTtttactgatggagtggtgctaGCAACTGAACTGGAAGCCTTTGGAGCAGCCTTTTGCGTCTTCTGTGCCTGTATAATAGAAATTATTCTGATGAACAGACATGTTAGAAAAGGAGAGGAATATTTGGATAGGGTTCAATGTTTGAAATATCCAACCTAAAATTTCCAGCTGTTCTAATTTGCAGAATTGGTGCCCTGGAATTCTGGACAAGTTACTTCACTAAACCTGTAGACATTTTGAAAGATTCTTTTTTCTGTATTTCTTCCAGTCAAGGAGTTGTCAACCATAGTTAGCTTATTCAGGAAAAGAAAGGAATTTGCATTTCCAATCATCCCACTAGACAGTTTAATGACCGTTTAGTCTAAACATAAAATAGATATATCTATTTTCTATTCTTTCCCCTCACTTCTCAACAACactcatcattattattattattattacagcaTTCAGCAAGCCCATATGAGAATATTTCATTAAAGTCCAAATTTCTCCTAAAGTTTTCATAAACCCGATTTTTTCCTCCTTCATTTTTGCACTTCTTACTTTTAAATCCATAGGCATTTCTTGTCTGAACTATTTCTAACTACGAGTTCCACATCCAAAATCACTCTATGGGAAAAAGAAAAATTCTCTCAGTGCCTTAATGGATGGTTTGTATTTGGTCTCGCTCACACGTAAAAATATCTGCTTTGTGCTTAACATATATTttaaggccacagtttaagaataaggggtaggccatttagaacggagttcaggaaaaactttttcacccagagagttgtggatctgtggaatgctctgcctcagaaggtagtggaggccaattctctggatgctttcaagaaagagttagataaagctcttaaagatagcgaagtcaagggatatggggagaaggcaggaggggggttctgattgtggatgatctgccatgatcacattgaatggcggtgctggctcgaagggccaaatggcctcgtcctacacctattgtctattttttcaccatcttataaacctctaatcAGCACAACTCTTCAAAAAACAGAGTAAATTCATTATGTCCCTTACTATTAACCATGACTTGAAACTGGCCAGCAAACTACCCATTAGGAAATGATTGAGAAATAACGCAATTTCAGCTCATTGTAATTGCGGGGTGTGTGGACAAATAGGCACAAGTCATGAAGAAGGGccttagcctgaaacattgactgtttattcatttccatagatgctgccttacttgccgagttcttccagcattttgtgtatgctgatttggattttcagtatctgcagactctctttttTATAAATAATTCTCTCATCGTCTCATGTGGTGAGATTACTGACTCAAAACAGGCACATTTTCCACTTCAAAGTGTTCCACATGTcatcaaaattaaaatgaaagacGTATCTGCTTAAGACACATGTTAAAGAATGTTCTGGTGTATTTGTATGTGTCAATTGGGAGAGATCTTACCATTTTCTTCATCTGTCTTGTACAGCGGGCACAATACCATACCAGACGTGGATCATTTACATCCTTGTCCGTCACCTGGGGTTTGTGACAGTCCTGATGGTAGAGGTTGTGACATTCTTGACATTCAACTAGTTGATtacctgatgtaacagtcatctGGCTAAAAGCAAATTAGTTAACCAATGATTAGTATCACTAGATACATTATCTTATTATATAAAAATGTACCCTCTTCATATTTCTGGCATATTTCATTAAGTACAAACAAATTATTTTCTTAGATTGCATCCTTATGTTAGAGTTATTATTTATATGACTCTCAGAGATGAAATGAAGTGGATCACTGGGCTACAGAAAAGTATAGTTTAATGCCTGGTATTTTATTTCAAATGAAAAAATGCGAAAGATACTAAGAGAATTGCCTCAGAATATGCCCCAATTGATAGACACAGTAAATACCAAGAACAGTTGAGAAATGCTGAGATACTATGCATCTTGAAATGTGATTGTTGACCAGTGTGACAGTCTGAATATTTTCTGCGCATCACACAAGGATAAATTTGTTATCATTGATATTGCAAACTTAGTAATGATGCAAGTACACTTGTTTTAAACAACTTCCAGATAAAAATTCCAACAATGAAGGTAGCAAAAAAATGATTATGTCTGCACTTTGCAACTTGTTGCATCGACCTTTTCCAGCTTTTGTTTTCAAAACTagctggggaaggtgtagaaacCAGACTTTGTAAAGAGACCAGTCTATAATTAGCTTTCTATTTACATTCAATTATGAATTAACTATAATGGACCATGTAAGGGTGGCCGAAACTGACTTTAAAAGCTTTCACTTGTGGCAAAAGTAACATGGCTACAGGACAGTTGGAGGAATGAGTCTCACTCAGTTACCTGTTAAGAGTCACAATAGATCAATTTGTCTACTTTAGAGTTCCATTATTTCATTGTATGCGCATTTTGCATCGTTTGATCCATTTAACAAATGTTTTACCTTCACACTAGCTTTTTAATTTTGGTTAAGTATGAGGCATTTTTGCAAATAACTTAACTTGCGAAGCAAGTAATTGAATTTGTACGCCTGACTCAGAAAAACTGGTGTGACAGACAAATATGAGGTAAGTGTTCATCTCATTTTATCTGCCCTGACGTAGTAACCAATTGTTACAGtgtcttgtaaaagtattcaatcCTTTGTtaacataaatgagtattataaCCAGGgactttgatcaatttaactgagaatttttaattTGTGAATTACATGTTCCCTtttcacagtaaatccaaaatAAACGGGAAAACTGTAAAAATGAAAACTGACTTCctgtaagatggcgattgtttagctgctccgaacttttgttccgttactgttgctacctttgcactaaatgtctccattttttaaaccttagttaggaattatttcggtatctcttacttgcctgtgaatatatctaacttacaatgtctagcaagagttctaaatccgggagaaaagaagctatgacctcGTCGGACGAGACTATGGTGGCacttggaaagctccgagacgaaatcttaaaggaatttaaaaccgctgggGACTTCCGCAAGAGCTCTAAACCCGGGGGAAAAGAAGttatgaccccgtcggacgagacgctggttgcgcttggaaagctccgagacgaaatcttaaaggaatttaaaaccgctttcaaacagttagaagacaaactggatcagatcaacgataaagtggacaaacatgctgaacacttatctcgcattgattcgacttctgaagatttagaaagttgtgttcgatacttggagactctctgttccagcttagagggaaaatctaacaaacttctttccaaaatggtggatctcgaaaatcgtagcagacgctgtaacatcagaattctgggattaccagaggcgaatgaaaagggatcaaccgtgaaggttttcgccgagtttctctgtgagttattcgggaaagatttgcttccgaagccgcccaagctcgaacgggcacacagagtttacgttccccccggaattctgggctcccgcccgcgaccagtaatcttgtgtttccatcaataccaggtaaaacacattctgatcgtagaggcgcgtcgcagggggtcgcttcccttcaaggatacaaccattcgctttgtggaagattttgcaccccagaccttaaagatgcgcgctgagtttaaaggcgcaatgaaagtgctttttgatcgtggtttcaaaccttcccttcgtaaccctgctgatctacgaatcaagcttaataccgggaaatataagtggttcaaatcagtgaaggaagctgaagcgtttgtgacaagtcttccggctatccagtcatcttcggaatctgatcggacctcataaaatggtggataagtactcctcgtagtaaaattactttctctggactcggaattcacttgaatcactcggacattattcattgaaactttaagggccgtTGACAATCTcccccgggatttggtgtgtgtgtaatctatttttattcttgtataactttacctacagagttctgcaactaattctaacttgttttggaggttcgaagtctttagtgaaggcctccctgtttgtcggttcacagttcaactgctgatttatttttcctttgttttaaatatttatttattttatctttttcttttcttcaccccttttttctaatctctgaatttttttctcccttctctgtaaatggttgataaacactcgtcttgaatttataactctccccttcctcttcttttttttctttttccttcttaccttttttttccctttctcttactttattcttctataatgtttcgcgggtaggttagttttggtttttctccgattttctctgtattaagttgtatatttctgcagaaggtgttctaatctgtagttatgttttctagtgcataaactagttattatttgctataatatttatacggaaatgttgttaatgacacagatctggaagttgtttttgggttaatttttttggtagagctagctacttgttttggtagccgtctagttttgggttgtgcggatggggtgggttttccagttccaacatctctttattgcttaggacatgtttttatattttgaccttacgaatctatgtttacatttctgctcccagactgctattgtactgcttgactttttatatgcctgctgccttttatgcattagtaattgataatggctagtgcacttaaattcgtgagctggaatgtaaagggactgaaccaccctgttaaaaggaggaaggtattctcacatatcaaacaactcaaagctgacattgctttccttcaagaaactcatattcgttgttttgataactcccggcttctgtcaaagtgggcgggtcagcattttcattcatcctttgccgctaaagctaggggagtttccattcttattaattcaaatattccttttgaactccataataaaatatctgatacaaatggccgttttattattgtttctggtaaactatataacactaaagttgcactagcaaacctgtatgcccccaactttgatgatgttaacttttttgaacggttctttttcctcactaccagacttaaactcatactctcttatattgggtggtgatttcaactgttggttgaatcctaaactggaccgatcgtcctccgttaccagatcacctactaaatctgccttagctatccaatcggttcttaattcggatctaaagttccataaggtctggggaccttttatcgagtactttcataaccttcctcttgactagggttttttttttcttttttttttcttttcggtcccttgctttcagctcccttttttttctggtagtaggcattattatcctctgttgctaagtgtattcacagtctgggagtttgactgtctggacttatactctttatactgtgtggtggttggtctggagttgttgtggtttttttcttgtgttgtggggcttggggaggacgctaagctcacttgtctttaatttaggtgctttttttgttaaattctcttcctttgtagcatattgttattgtatgcttaatcttgcactgtattaatgctcctcattgggatttggggtttttaattttgtaaaatgttttgaaaaactaataaattttttttttaaaaaaacacaacaattGGGAACTGCACTTCGCAATTGAAAAGATATCATAGCTCACTCATAATACTGTATTCAGTATGTTTTTTTATACTGTATGTATACTGTATGTTTTTTTTCAGATTGAGTAAATGAAACCCTGCCCCAATAATACATATTACATTGCTAAGGCATTTTATAATCTTTGTGCTTGATAATGGTCCTTTACCTGTTTTCTTAATGAACTGTTTTAGTTCTATCTTTGCCAATTAGTAAATAAAGTACAATgacaatgatttaaaaaaaaaatgaaaactaaAAATACAAAACCTTcaatacaaaatacttcaaaagtattcattcccttttgctcagtacttagttgaaccaccttacagctattacagccagtagccTTTTTTGATAAATCTTTATTAGCTTTGCACtacatgatggagcaagatttgctcaTTCCTCTTTGCAAAATTGGTCAAACTGTGGCAGGTCAGTTGGGGAGCGGTGGTGGACAGTAAtattgaggtcttgccagaggtgattgatcaggttaaggtcaggactctgactgggccactcaaggacatcaacttacttcatttgaagccactccatggttgctctggcaatgTGCTTTGAGTCGTCATCCTGCTGAAATACTAACATCCTCCCTAATTTAAGCTTTCTAGCAGCGGCTAACAAGTTTTTATGCagaatctctctgtatttagcatcATTCACTTTTCCATCAATCCTGATGAGATTTCCAGTTTGTGGTGCTGAAAAGTATCCTCAAGGAATGATGCTACTTCCACCAAACCTCACAGTTGAGATGATGTCACCTGACTGATATGCATTATTAGATTTACGCTACATatactgcttagtgttgaggccgaaaagttccactttagtctcatctctAAGTGTGATgctttgcaattttttttaaaaacaggcacaaatatgctttttaaaaaaagtattgccagggcttcttccttgccactcttccataaatgtgctttttgtgcaaggcctgaGAGAGTGTtgcatctccagttgcagccattgGCTTCTACAGCTGACTCAGAGTGGCTGTTAGCATCACAGCAGCCTcccttacaagtgccattcttctccagcaaCTAAGTGTAGAGGCCgacctgacctaggcagtgtggctttggttttatattttttcactttttcatgACACActacactgaattccacagtatgTTTTGTGCCTTGAGATGTTCTTGTACCTTtccccaatttatgcttctataTTATCATTTCCTGGACTTGAATGCTCTGTCTTCATTTTTGTTTGGTcagttgaaaatctaccatactgttggaccttacaaggagaggggtatttattcttatgaattcattaaaAACAGGTGAtcttccaattttctacatcaagaAGTTGGTAAGGTAATAAACACAGGGAAGTTAGTGtcattattacaaagggaatgaatatgttttcagcctcacaatattgggttttaatttttagtaaagtgttcacaggttttggaatttttcttttgatttcacATGATGCACCAAGATTTATAGATCAGCTCAAATAAGTCCTATTGCAATATATTTCATATTTAGAGAACAGGACAGTAAATATGAAAATAGTTGTTGGGGTTGAATGCTTTTTCAGGGCACTGTACCTCAGCACAAAATAAATATGTCTCAAGTAATAGTGTTACTATTGCATAACATGGGAACCTAGCAAGTCGATAAAGCATTTATATAGTAAGCAAGCATACAAAATTATTATTGTAAAGATTGAGAACAAGTATAAACATGTGACTATAAAAGGATAAATGAATCATTTCTCTAGGCCCTGAACCCTAACCCCACTTTCCCATCTCTCTTCTAAACTTGCATTCCTTGAGAAATACACTTAGTTTTGCAATGCTTTACCTATGGGCACGTGATttataatgaaaaaaaaaactgtcatACCGGCACACCACACATGCCAACCCCATTTCCATGGCAAAGTCTTCTGCGCTCTCAAAACCAGGCAGGTCAGGCATTGCCAGGTCTTTACTGGACTGAACAGTGACTGGGGAAGATcgattctctggcttctccagtCTGGCCTTTTTCTGGGGATCAATTCCCTCCTGAGTGTCCAGCTTAACCTTGCAAAATTGGAAATATTGAGTTAATTTAATttattaagattttttttaaaagctaaagATTTACTACATTACAGTACTTTGACAGAAAATACCAACTTAGAATCAAATTCAATTATGACATGTTAATGTAATTTTTTAACTACTCTTAGTTAACAAAATTACTTCAGGGCAAACTGCACATTTAATGGCTCACATATGTGCCAAATCAAATTTTAGTAATAATATTCTAACATTTTAAAAGTTTTAAGTGATAAATAAACAGAACTCCCTTGTGTACACAAAACGTTTGCTATACAACGCTACAGGTGTAAGCTAGCAATCTTTACCTTTTCAGCTGGCCTCTTCTCAGTTTCCTTCTTTGTTTTTTCACTGGAACTGGACTTTCCATTATTGCCAGATGTCAGAGATGTGGATACTTTGGACTCCTGCTTGGCTAAACTGGATTTGGAACCAACAGTTACTTTGGGTGCTTCAACTTCCTGTGCAAGAGGGATACAAAAAGTCAAACTATAGGTTTGATACTGTTTCAAAAACTTGGTTGAAAAGGGAAATTAAGGAAGTTACAAAGGAAAATTGATGCTGAGTGAGTGCAATGAGGCCCAGCAGATAGGGTATTATATGGGAAAATGTAGAATTTCCCAGTTTGGCAGTAAATATAAAAAGTAAGGCACTACATGGTGTGACATGGAGTTCTGCAATGCAAAGGGACCTGTGACCTCAGTGCATGATTTGCAAAAGACTTAGCATGCATTACACATGCATGTACAGCAAATAATTATGAAACCTAACAGAAAATTAATGTTTGTTGAGAATTGAGCTCAAAGGTAGGGAGGACTGGATTCAGTTATGTAGGGCAGACATGGAGTACTGCGTACAAAACTGATTCCTTTGCTTAAGGTTGCTAATTCATTGGAATGTTTACTAATTAATTTCAGAAGTGGATGGGTCATTTTCTAAGGCAAGTTTAGATCTGCTAGATTAGTATCTGCTGCAGCTTAGGAGAACGGGGACATAATTGTAATATACAAGGTTCTAAGCAGTCTCAACAagatggatggggagaggatattTTCTCTTTTGGAAAATCTTAAATTGGGGgccactatttaaaaaaaatataggtCCTTCAACTTTGATGTGATAACTTTTTTTGGACCAACTTTTCAGATTACTACATACAAGAGTTTGAATATGTATGCCCAAATGCTTGGTAGTTGTCATGTGACCGTCAAGTTAAAATTCAACTGAGATCATAAAGTATCACCTTTGCTCAGGAAgaagccatttagcccattgagtccacacCAGTTTTTACTAGAACAATGTAGCCCCAACTCCTACAAATTTCCTGTACAAAGTGAGGTTATTTGGCTTAAAGCATCTATATTGAATAATTCCATTGTTTGTAAAGCGCATTCAACATAGGAAATGTCCATTTTGGCTCATTAAGTCCACATCAGTTCACAGAACAATCTTATTCCTCCACTAATTGCCCCTGTAACTTAACCTTCCTACATTCCTGTCAATGTTTTCAGATTGTACTGTCAACCTACATTAGcagcaatttacagtggtcaatgAATCTACCAACCCAGATGTCATTtagatgtgggtggaaactggaacacccataggaactccacattgtcacagggaaaacatgaaAATTCCTGACAGCACCCGAGGTCAGGTTTGAATTTGATCACTTGAGCTGCAAGGCAACAACTCTGCTAGCTTTTCTCTCCCCGTATCCATCTTCTGGTATTTATCCAACTTTCCCTTAGCTGGTGTTTGTTTCAAATATTACTTTTGTGGAAAAATATTATTATTTGATGACCACCTGAACAAAGAAGCTTAGAGTAAATTTGTACTTTGGGTGAAGTTACAAATCAATGATCCCCCTCCAACCAGAGAAGGTCTTCACTCAGTCACCATTCATTTTAACAGAAGTTTCAGGATGATTGACCCGATCCTCTTTTCTCCAGTGGAtgaagcaggtacaataacaacatttaaaagaaagcaGAACAGGTACATAGAAAGGAAACAATTTAGGACTTGGGCCAAATAGGACTAACTTAGGTGGGGCAAAGGGATTGTTTTCATGCTGATTGAcctgctgtggatttccagcaacacAAAGTGTTGAACTTAATGAGTCAACATTGCTACCAACTTTCTCTCTGCCTTCAAACTCATTTGATCAATCTCAGCCACTAGAAAATGTAGGTATGGGTCCCAGTCATGCCAGCTTTTTTGTTGATTATTTGGTGCAATCCACCACTGCATCCAGCACCCATGCAGAGCTCACAAATTTTAACAACTTTCAAAACTGAGTGAAATGAAACAGATCAGcacctcttcttcctcagaagacTGAAGAAATTTGACATGTCCCTGTTGATCCTCACCAAATGCAATATAGAAAACATCCAATCTGCATGTACTACAGCTTAGCATGGCAATTGCTCTGACTAAGACAAGAAACTGCAGTGTTGTGAACACACTCAGTATATCAAGGAaaccagtcttccctcaatggactctgtatagaaacatagaaaacctacagcacaatacaggccctttggcccaaagctgtgctaaacatgtccttaccttagaaattacctagggttacccataggccTGTATTTTTCTGAGcgccacgtacctgtccaagagtctctaaATAGACTCtttgtgtccgcctccaccactgtcaccaatAGTTCatctccatctcctctgtacctacttccaagcaccttaaaactgtgccctcttgtgcagTCACTTCAGCCCTAGAAAAAAGgctctatccacacgatcaatgcctcccatcatcttatacacctctatcaggtcacctctgatcctctgtcgctccaaggaaaaaaggccaagttcactcaacctattctcacaaggcatgctctgctatccaggcaacatccttgtaaatctcctctgcacactttctatggtttccacatcctgtcTCTACTTCTCACTCTCCCAGTAAAGTAGCCAACATAAATCTACCCACCCTAAACACTTTtgcttctcccctccctcccatcagataagatacaaaagtcttaaggcacataccaccaggttcaacgaCTATATATTGTAATAAGGGTCCTGAATGGTGACCTATCACGATAAGATGAATTCTTAACCTTACAATGTACCACACCatggtcttgcaccttattgcctacccgtattctctgtaactgcaattcTGTTATGGCTTTTTTCCTTGTAGTATTTCAACGTACATGATGCCATTACATCATATGTACGGATGGCAAGTAAAACCAATttttttttcactgtacctcggtaaaagtggaaataataaacacATTTACCAATTAAATTTACAACCCCACCCACAAATTTACTTGATCCATTTATGATCCCAGACTCGGTGaaattccaacattttctgttcttaCTGAAAAACTAGCAGTTATTGTTTCCAATGCACCTTCTGTTGCTGCCGAAAGCTGCACTCGCTACCTCTGGCCAATGCCTCATCCAACAGAGCCTTCAATTTCTCCGCCGAGTCTTTACTTTTTGAATGCAGATACCCCAAGGCTTTCAAGAAGAGCGGGTCCAACTCCAAACTGGGAGCAGCCATGTCCTGCAAAGGTGAAGAGGAAACTGTATATACGTATAATTAaaaagaaaagccctaactccagCCACATTGAACTAAATTCCCAGGAATATACAGTTTCATGTCACCCTTCCCCACCTCAGCGTCTACTTCGCAAGCCTTCCGGTCCTACTTTCTACATCTTCCCCCAACCCTCTTAGCAACGGGTACATCCGGTCCGACTGTGCTTTGATTCCCCCACATTCGCTGTGCATGTTCAGGTAACTAATCGGAGGCCCTGGTGCTGATAAAATAATAATATTCCTCTGACTCCTTTATCACAGCCCCTCGACAAACTGTTTGAAGT
This window harbors:
- the ints12 gene encoding integrator complex subunit 12; protein product: MAAPSLELDPLFLKALGYLHSKSKDSAEKLKALLDEALARGSECSFRQQQKEVEAPKVTVGSKSSLAKQESKVSTSLTSGNNGKSSSSEKTKKETEKRPAEKVKLDTQEGIDPQKKARLEKPENRSSPVTVQSSKDLAMPDLPGFESAEDFAMEMGLACVVCRQMTVTSGNQLVECQECHNLYHQDCHKPQVTDKDVNDPRLVWYCARCTRQMKKMAQKTQKAAPKASSSVASTTPSVKDPSVKKPDLKQKQEMTTFQAFKRAEVKTTSSASGNSSNSSTTSSSVSGLTGWAAFGAKTSSAAPSTVKLGSTVQTASGKPAAPSSNQKAVGLSGLAPSKASLGSKTTTSINSSTGPIKPSPPLTLGKPSLNRSSSSDNVTKVSLTGPGNSVGQASSGNGGNSSTNSGGNNGAKTPSDASNSSVVKLPTSQESQLNAMKRLQMVKKKAAQKKLKK
- the LOC140725855 gene encoding uncharacterized protein, yielding MSKSSKSGRKEAMTSSDETMVALGKLRDEILKEFKTAGDFRKSSKPGGKEVMTPSDETLVALGKLRDEILKEFKTAFKQLEDKLDQINDKVDKHAEHLSRIDSTSEDLESCVRYLETLCSSLEGKSNKLLSKMVDLENRSRRCNIRILGLPEANEKGSTVKVFAEFLCELFGKDLLPKPPKLERAHRVYVPPGILGSRPRPVILCFHQYQIE